From Amphritea atlantica, a single genomic window includes:
- the ppa gene encoding inorganic diphosphatase — MSFEKVPAGNDLPNDINVIIEIPADSDPVKYEIDKDSGAIFVDRFMAAPMFYPANYGYINNTLADDGDALDVLVVTPYPVVPGSVIRCRPVGVLNMTDEAGEDAKLVAVPHDKLSKAYKDVHDVTDLPELLLARIKHFFENYKGLEEGKWVKVEGWEGAEAAKAAIVESQKAYEAAK; from the coding sequence ATGAGCTTTGAAAAAGTCCCTGCTGGCAATGATCTGCCAAATGACATCAATGTAATCATCGAGATTCCAGCGGACAGCGATCCGGTTAAATATGAGATCGACAAAGATTCTGGTGCAATCTTCGTTGACCGCTTCATGGCCGCGCCTATGTTCTACCCTGCGAACTACGGTTACATCAACAACACTCTGGCTGATGATGGCGATGCACTGGATGTACTGGTTGTTACACCATACCCGGTCGTCCCTGGTTCGGTTATCCGCTGCCGTCCGGTTGGCGTACTGAACATGACCGACGAAGCCGGTGAAGATGCCAAGCTGGTTGCCGTACCCCACGACAAGCTGAGCAAAGCATACAAAGACGTTCACGACGTGACCGATCTGCCAGAACTGCTGCTGGCCCGCATCAAGCACTTCTTCGAGAACTATAAAGGTCTGGAAGAAGGCAAGTGGGTTAAAGTTGAAGGCTGGGAAGGCGCTGAAGCGGCTAAAGCTGCTATCGTTGAATCTCAAAAAGCTTACGAAGCTGCTAAGTAA
- a CDS encoding DUF808 domain-containing protein — MAGSSLLALIDDIATLLDDVASMTKVAAGKSAGVLGDDLALNAEQVSGVRADRELPVVWAVAKGSLLNKMILVPGAMAISYFVPWLIVPLLMLGGLYLCFEGFEKVAHKFIHSRDEGDKHHAELLSAVGSNEVNIVEFEKQKIKGAIRTDFILSAEIIVLTLGTVAAESLAVQLGVLLGISLLVTVGVYGLVAGIVKLDDLGLYMVRKPDAATMTRKVGRGIVMAAPKLMKVLSIVGTIAMFLVGGGILVHGLPLLHHFVEHLIVDMDALLHWLVPVLLDALVGIVAGAVVLAIVESGKKLFGRAH, encoded by the coding sequence ATGGCAGGCTCAAGCCTTCTTGCGTTAATTGATGATATCGCGACACTGCTGGATGATGTTGCCAGCATGACTAAAGTGGCAGCGGGAAAATCCGCCGGGGTGCTCGGCGATGATTTGGCGCTGAATGCTGAACAGGTGTCGGGGGTGCGTGCTGATCGTGAACTGCCGGTGGTCTGGGCGGTGGCGAAAGGGTCGCTGCTGAATAAGATGATCCTGGTGCCCGGCGCGATGGCGATCAGTTATTTTGTTCCCTGGCTGATTGTTCCGCTGTTGATGCTTGGGGGGCTCTATCTCTGTTTTGAAGGGTTTGAGAAGGTTGCGCATAAATTTATTCACTCACGAGATGAGGGGGATAAGCATCATGCTGAGCTGCTGTCCGCCGTCGGCAGTAATGAGGTAAATATTGTTGAGTTTGAAAAGCAGAAGATTAAAGGGGCGATTCGTACAGACTTTATTCTGTCGGCTGAGATTATCGTCCTGACTCTGGGAACCGTGGCGGCAGAATCGCTGGCGGTTCAGCTGGGGGTTTTGCTGGGGATTTCACTGTTGGTGACGGTGGGGGTATACGGTCTGGTGGCAGGGATCGTTAAACTGGACGATCTGGGGCTCTATATGGTGCGCAAGCCTGATGCCGCGACAATGACAAGAAAGGTGGGCCGGGGAATTGTTATGGCTGCGCCGAAACTGATGAAAGTCTTATCCATTGTCGGCACCATCGCTATGTTTCTGGTGGGGGGCGGTATTCTGGTGCATGGATTGCCGTTGCTGCATCACTTTGTTGAGCATTTGATTGTGGATATGGATGCGTTGCTTCACTGGCTGGTGCCGGTATTGCTGGATGCACTGGTGGGGATTGTTGCCGGTGCAGTGGTATTGGCGATAGTCGAAAGCGGCAAGAAGCTGTTTGGCCGAGCCCATTGA